The following are encoded together in the Salvia hispanica cultivar TCC Black 2014 chromosome 6, UniMelb_Shisp_WGS_1.0, whole genome shotgun sequence genome:
- the LOC125192041 gene encoding stress-induced protein KIN2-like, producing the protein MNNTESASYKAGEAKGQAQEKGNQLLEKAGNAAQSAKESLQEAGNQAQAKAQGAVDAVRDAVNKN; encoded by the exons atgaataacACAGAGAGCGCAAGCTACAAAGCCGGCGAGGCCAAGGGCCAAGCCCAGGAAAAGGGCAACCAACTCCTGGAGAAGGCCGGCAATGCTGCTCAATCCGCTAAGGAATCACTCCAGGAA GCTGGAAATCAAGCACAGGCCAAGGCACAAGGTGCAGTGGATGCTGTCAGGGATGCGGTCAACAAAAATTGA
- the LOC125193508 gene encoding zinc finger protein CONSTANS-LIKE 1-like: MLKSETVNKWARSCDACRSAASAVYCRADQAYLCGSCDARIHEAASQHDRVGVCEACERAPAALVCKADSASLCEACDAEIHSANPLACRHHRVPVQPMPYGYSDEEDEAGSWLLMNTIRNGDARPPPSFLDEYLDLELEDYNELSEGYSYNNEQHQQGHCGVAAGSSYDDSIVPVDYHNKGYEAGYTYPASLTHTVSTDIGIVPESTSEASSMKCEASVSHCDKRGTIELFTSPLIEAPTQLSPMDREARVLRYKEKKKTRKFEKTIRYASRKAYAETRPRIKGRFAKRKTSQGQVDQIFSSQPDNAYGVVPSF; the protein is encoded by the exons ATGCTGAAGTCTGAAACAGTGAACAAGTGGGCCCGCAGCTGCGACGCCTGCCGCTCGGCCGCGTCGGCCGTCTACTGCCGCGCGGACCAGGCGTACCTCTGCGGCAGCTGCGACGCCCGCATCCACGAGGCGGCCTCGCAGCACGACCGCGTAGGGGTGTGCGAGGCCTGCGAGAGGGCCCCGGCGGCCTTGGTGTGCAAGGCCGACTCGGCGTCCCTGTGCGAGGCCTGCGACGCAGAAATCCACTCGGCCAATCCGCTGGCGTGCCGCCACCACCGCGTCCCGGTCCAGCCCATGCCTTACGGTTACAGCGACGAGGAAGACGAGGCGGGATCGTGGCTGCTGATGAATACAATCAGGAATGGCGATGCGAGGCCGCCGCCGTCGTTTCTGGATGAGTATTTGGATTTGGAACTTGAGGACTACAATGAGTTGAGTGAGGGATATTCATACAACAATGAGCAGCATCAGCAGGGGCATTGCGGTGTTGCTGCAGGGAGCAGCTATGACGACAGCATCGTTCCCGTTGATTATCACAACAAGGGATACGAAGCTGGATATACTTATCCTGCATCACTCACTCATACT GTATCAACGGACATTGGGATAGTCCCGGAATCCACAAGTGAAGCATCATCGATGAAATGCGAAGCGTCGGTCTCCCACTGCGACAAACGAGGCACTATCGAACTATTCACGAGCCCCTTGATCGAAGCCCCGACTCAGTTGAGCCCGATGGATCGAGAAGCGAGGGTGCTGAGGTacaaggagaagaagaagacgcgCAAGTTCGAAAAGACGATAAGGTACGCATCAAGGAAGGCGTATGCCGAAACAAGGCCGAGAATCAAAGGCCGCTTTGCCAAGAGGAAAACTTCGCAAGGCCAAGTTGATCAGATCTTCTCTTCGCAACCGGATAATGCATACGGCGTCGTTCCCTCCTTTTGA